One segment of Pseudanabaena sp. PCC 6802 DNA contains the following:
- a CDS encoding AAA family ATPase, translated as MDLFEQNRQRLTEQEAPLAARMRPRSLDDFIGQSHILGAGRLLRRAIQADRLSSLIFYGPPGTGKTTLARIIANTTHAHFIAINAVLSGVKEIRAAIEAAQEQQGVYSRRTILFVDEVHRFNKAQQDALLPWVENGTIVLIGATTENPFFEVNKALVSRSRLFQLKPLDLEDLRRVAATALSDPERGYGQKQIDLESNALEHLVNIANGDARALLNALELAVETTPSDATGVVRITLEVAEESIQRRAVLYDKEGDAHFDTISAFIKSLRGSDPDAALYWLARMTYAGEDPHFIFRRMLILASEDVGLADPQAVVVVNACAEAFDRVGLPEGRYHLAQATLYLANAPKSNSVMGFFDAIAIVEKEQQADIPNPLKDASRDRQGFGHGAGYLYPHAYRDHWVAQQYLPASLQGQVFYQPSDRGAEAQIADRVARQREAQLATFADNVKEDLPEGLTLSPPNAAVERWLKRTIESTGEKLAAVRDRLFERAKLQRHHVVLDLNAGSGLLTWEAIRQVPEGGVYACTYREAEADTLRDRASALPELTRPRIFTAAIAELPNTLAKLATGIRFDRIVGHNALMREADKSGAIAILAKFLLPEGAISLHEAIPLHTQRIYRLLETNSIEVNLKPKLYDRWVEAEEAIYQQASDPMLNWDAGDLERGFTENGLSVQMEVETNIAPMYVTPDLIDRWFGTSETKPTYSDRLRHKLSHADVKSIRDLLALNLMRKSVPWQSTSAFAIAKYHL; from the coding sequence ATGGATTTATTCGAGCAAAATCGGCAACGATTAACCGAACAGGAAGCGCCGCTAGCAGCGCGGATGCGCCCGCGATCGCTGGACGATTTTATCGGACAGTCGCATATTCTGGGTGCGGGAAGATTGCTCCGCCGCGCCATCCAGGCGGATCGCCTATCGTCGCTAATTTTCTACGGGCCGCCCGGTACGGGCAAAACCACGCTGGCGAGGATTATTGCCAATACCACCCACGCCCATTTCATCGCCATTAACGCTGTCTTGTCAGGGGTAAAGGAGATTCGCGCCGCGATCGAGGCGGCTCAGGAACAGCAAGGCGTTTACAGTCGCCGCACCATTCTATTTGTCGATGAGGTGCATCGATTTAATAAAGCTCAGCAAGATGCATTGCTGCCCTGGGTAGAGAATGGCACGATCGTTCTGATTGGAGCAACGACGGAAAATCCCTTTTTTGAAGTGAATAAGGCTCTGGTGAGCAGATCGCGGCTGTTTCAACTGAAGCCACTCGATCTAGAGGATCTGCGGCGGGTTGCCGCGACGGCACTCTCCGATCCAGAGCGCGGCTACGGTCAGAAACAAATCGATCTGGAATCCAACGCGCTAGAGCATCTGGTTAATATTGCCAATGGTGATGCCAGAGCGCTGCTCAATGCCCTGGAGCTAGCGGTGGAGACCACGCCATCCGATGCCACCGGAGTTGTTCGCATCACGTTAGAAGTAGCGGAAGAATCGATTCAGCGGCGGGCAGTTCTCTACGATAAAGAAGGTGACGCTCATTTCGATACGATTAGTGCCTTCATCAAAAGTTTGCGCGGCTCCGATCCCGATGCGGCACTCTATTGGTTGGCACGCATGACCTATGCAGGTGAAGATCCGCATTTTATCTTTCGGCGGATGCTGATTCTCGCCAGCGAGGATGTGGGATTGGCCGATCCGCAGGCTGTAGTTGTCGTGAATGCCTGCGCTGAGGCATTCGATCGCGTGGGACTACCGGAAGGGCGCTATCACCTCGCCCAAGCGACGCTCTATCTGGCAAACGCACCAAAATCCAACAGCGTGATGGGGTTTTTCGACGCGATCGCGATCGTAGAGAAGGAACAGCAGGCAGATATTCCGAATCCTCTCAAGGATGCCAGTCGCGATCGGCAGGGATTCGGACACGGAGCGGGCTATCTCTATCCCCATGCCTATCGCGACCACTGGGTGGCGCAACAATATTTACCTGCCAGCCTGCAAGGACAAGTTTTCTATCAACCATCCGATCGCGGTGCCGAAGCACAAATCGCCGATCGGGTCGCGCGACAGCGGGAAGCACAATTAGCGACATTTGCGGATAACGTAAAAGAAGATCTACCAGAAGGATTAACCCTTTCTCCCCCCAATGCGGCGGTGGAACGCTGGCTAAAACGTACAATTGAAAGTACGGGTGAGAAATTAGCTGCCGTCCGCGATCGCCTGTTCGAGCGAGCCAAATTGCAGCGCCATCATGTTGTCCTGGATTTGAATGCGGGTAGCGGTCTACTGACATGGGAAGCGATACGCCAGGTACCAGAAGGTGGGGTCTATGCCTGCACCTATCGCGAGGCAGAAGCAGATACTCTCCGCGATCGCGCCTCCGCTTTACCAGAATTAACGCGACCCAGAATCTTCACTGCCGCGATCGCAGAATTGCCAAATACGCTCGCTAAATTGGCAACAGGTATCCGGTTCGATCGGATCGTGGGTCACAATGCCCTGATGCGAGAAGCAGATAAATCCGGGGCGATCGCCATACTGGCTAAATTTCTGCTACCGGAGGGAGCGATCTCTTTACATGAGGCTATCCCTCTCCATACGCAACGTATCTATCGTTTGCTGGAGACAAATTCGATCGAGGTAAATCTCAAGCCTAAACTCTACGACCGTTGGGTGGAAGCCGAGGAAGCTATTTATCAGCAAGCATCCGATCCGATGTTGAACTGGGACGCTGGCGATCTAGAGCGCGGATTTACTGAAAACGGTTTATCGGTACAGATGGAGGTAGAAACGAATATCGCACCGATGTATGTCACGCCAGACTTAATCGATCGCTGGTTCGGTACTTCTGAAACTAAACCAACCTACAGCGATCGCCTGCGACATAAACTTTCCCATGCAGACGTAAAGAGTATTCGAGATCTGCTAGCGCTCAATTTGATGCGTAAAAGCGTTCCCTGGCAAAGTACAAGTGCTTTTGCGATCGCTAAATATCATCTCTGA
- a CDS encoding BRCT domain-containing protein — MDSEIISAIAGSIVLVALLIGYGFRRHQQKQLQAAQAEQAEQVRQQQEAEKAALQSQIQTLTGDNQNLTEAVNLAKQVVAAMESEVTTLTQTKETLTLDCESQKATSNRQQSEIQVLSQEKQQLESELQQAQELSNSLAQRLEEQAQRYAELETSLQAEQERSRNLQRDLESISQAQNTLQEELQIAQNDTAEISRTVLQLQQEKEQLEAAQQQNNSQIAELEQQLTAIARQQEQIESELQQKQAEFDGAIAQAQTANAELQQQLQNLTQTNEQVNSNLTQAEENVADLELQIETITREKNDLENALAHSQAQNRSLEDAIQDLRQQREQIDLGLQQAHQEIATLQDRVVTVETREREAVANLSARQEQNQTLQAQIQQAQQEYQTAIATLQDRLQAAAQNSERAQQQVQELEAQLQTTQQAAQRELKALQIQINTLTQEKERLRQTTQTGDRSLATLQQQIQDLERRNGELEMALHAAQEATADAVVEAAKQASQSQARLQAELSESQQALTSYQTRIQSLENSLQSTETELNPLRTQIEALQTEKEDVQAIAQERASTIAALESQIVQLTQSQEQLNLNLQSSQADLARVRSQIGQLEQDKISFTQQLQESKAKPKELEKEIKSLAQERDRLARTLETAQAHLAEMQQEKTQLESTLQTETSTAANLQNRLAQMEAVVQERDRLVAELQSDRERAVALQAQIDELSNRQLPAIAEPAPDLVQQIDVLTQEREKMSQGLQEASQVVNGLEQQVKTLQREKGEMEEAMKMARDVVAFLEQQLKEISSPQQVPGETTARSTPSESTAPPQSSPTKAEQPESAASATANPDRPLEGQTFAITGTFTKLSFEQVKTLIEGAGGRINSMPSSKTNYIIVGQNPGNKLAKAEKHGIAQLSETQLMELLGMQ, encoded by the coding sequence ATGGATTCTGAAATTATCTCTGCCATAGCAGGTTCGATAGTTCTGGTAGCCTTATTAATTGGCTATGGCTTTCGCCGTCATCAACAGAAACAACTCCAGGCGGCTCAAGCAGAGCAAGCAGAACAGGTGCGGCAACAGCAAGAGGCGGAAAAAGCAGCCTTGCAAAGCCAAATCCAAACTTTAACTGGCGATAACCAGAATCTAACGGAAGCGGTTAACCTTGCTAAACAAGTTGTTGCAGCAATGGAGTCAGAGGTCACAACCCTCACGCAGACTAAAGAAACTCTAACTCTAGATTGCGAATCGCAGAAGGCAACGTCAAATCGACAGCAGTCGGAAATTCAGGTTCTCAGTCAGGAAAAGCAACAGCTTGAAAGCGAATTGCAACAGGCTCAAGAGCTATCTAATAGCTTGGCGCAGCGGCTTGAAGAGCAAGCTCAACGCTATGCCGAACTGGAGACAAGCTTGCAGGCAGAACAAGAACGCAGTCGGAATCTCCAACGGGACTTGGAGAGCATCTCACAAGCTCAAAATACTTTGCAGGAAGAGTTGCAAATCGCCCAAAACGATACTGCTGAAATAAGCCGTACCGTGCTGCAACTCCAACAGGAGAAAGAGCAATTGGAAGCTGCCCAGCAACAAAACAACAGTCAAATTGCCGAACTGGAACAGCAACTAACCGCGATCGCGCGGCAGCAGGAACAAATTGAGAGCGAACTGCAACAAAAGCAAGCAGAATTCGATGGCGCGATCGCCCAAGCACAAACTGCGAATGCAGAGCTACAGCAGCAACTGCAAAACTTGACTCAGACCAACGAGCAGGTAAACTCGAATCTAACTCAAGCTGAGGAAAATGTCGCTGATTTAGAGTTGCAAATTGAGACAATAACGCGGGAAAAGAACGATCTAGAGAATGCTCTAGCCCACAGTCAGGCACAGAATCGGTCTCTAGAGGACGCAATTCAAGATTTACGCCAGCAACGGGAGCAAATCGATCTGGGTTTACAACAGGCGCACCAGGAGATCGCGACATTACAGGATCGGGTCGTAACGGTAGAAACTCGGGAGCGGGAAGCTGTGGCTAATTTATCTGCTCGACAGGAGCAGAATCAGACTCTGCAAGCACAGATTCAGCAGGCGCAACAGGAATATCAAACTGCGATCGCAACTCTTCAGGATCGACTGCAAGCAGCCGCCCAAAATTCCGAACGGGCGCAACAGCAAGTGCAGGAGTTAGAAGCACAGTTGCAAACCACCCAACAGGCTGCTCAACGGGAGTTGAAAGCACTTCAGATTCAGATTAATACGCTGACCCAAGAGAAAGAGCGCCTGCGCCAAACTACGCAAACTGGCGATCGCTCGCTTGCTACGCTCCAGCAACAAATCCAGGACTTGGAACGGCGAAATGGCGAGCTGGAGATGGCTCTGCACGCCGCCCAGGAAGCTACTGCCGATGCCGTAGTAGAAGCAGCTAAACAGGCATCTCAGTCGCAAGCGCGCCTGCAAGCAGAATTATCGGAATCTCAACAAGCTCTCACTTCGTACCAAACGCGAATTCAGTCACTGGAAAACAGCCTCCAATCGACCGAGACGGAGCTAAATCCTTTGAGAACGCAGATCGAAGCGCTGCAAACTGAAAAGGAGGATGTACAAGCGATCGCGCAGGAACGGGCATCTACTATTGCCGCATTGGAATCGCAAATTGTGCAGTTAACTCAATCGCAAGAGCAACTGAATCTCAATCTTCAGTCTTCTCAAGCGGATTTAGCACGGGTTCGATCGCAGATCGGTCAATTAGAGCAGGATAAGATTTCCTTTACGCAACAACTCCAGGAAAGTAAGGCGAAACCAAAGGAACTTGAGAAGGAGATAAAGTCGCTTGCTCAGGAACGCGATCGCCTCGCGCGCACCCTAGAAACTGCACAAGCGCATCTGGCTGAGATGCAACAGGAGAAAACCCAACTGGAATCGACACTCCAAACTGAAACATCGACTGCTGCTAATCTTCAGAACCGCCTCGCGCAGATGGAAGCGGTTGTACAGGAGCGCGATCGCTTGGTGGCGGAATTGCAGAGCGATCGAGAGCGTGCGGTGGCGCTGCAAGCGCAGATTGATGAATTAAGCAATCGCCAATTGCCTGCGATCGCCGAACCCGCGCCGGATTTAGTCCAGCAAATTGATGTGCTTACTCAGGAACGCGAGAAAATGAGCCAGGGGCTACAAGAGGCCAGTCAGGTAGTTAATGGCTTGGAGCAGCAGGTCAAGACGCTCCAGCGAGAAAAGGGGGAGATGGAAGAAGCAATGAAGATGGCGAGGGATGTGGTGGCTTTTCTGGAACAACAGCTAAAGGAGATATCATCTCCACAGCAGGTGCCAGGGGAGACAACTGCGCGATCGACACCATCAGAATCCACTGCTCCTCCTCAATCATCGCCGACTAAGGCAGAGCAACCCGAATCCGCAGCCTCAGCTACAGCTAACCCCGATCGGCCTCTAGAAGGTCAAACTTTTGCGATTACAGGTACTTTTACTAAGCTTAGCTTTGAACAGGTCAAAACGCTAATCGAGGGGGCAGGAGGGCGCATTAACTCTATGCCCAGCAGCAAAACCAACTACATTATTGTGGGACAAAATCCTGGTAATAAATTAGCTAAAGCAGAAAAACACGGTATTGCGCAACTATCAGAAACTCAGTTAATGGAATTACTGGGTATGCAGTAA
- the coaE gene encoding dephospho-CoA kinase (Dephospho-CoA kinase (CoaE) performs the final step in coenzyme A biosynthesis.), producing MQQRIIGITGGIATGKTAVSNYLHTAYDLPILDADIYAREALSVELVAAIASRYGDRVLTSDRALDRAALGRIIFQDAAERQWLESQIHPYVRERLETTAKQYQPSTVAMVVPLLFEAGMENLVTEIWVVTCTAEQQLARLVQRDRLTLQEARQRIASQIPLAQKIALADVVIDNSQTNLELFKQIDIAVFRSERVGGLGALPPRRGEPTSPQT from the coding sequence ATGCAACAGCGCATTATTGGGATTACGGGTGGAATTGCGACTGGAAAAACTGCCGTTTCTAATTATCTGCATACAGCCTACGATCTGCCCATACTCGATGCCGATATTTATGCTCGCGAAGCCTTAAGTGTAGAGCTGGTTGCCGCGATCGCCTCTCGTTATGGCGATCGCGTGTTGACAAGCGATCGCGCCCTGGATCGCGCCGCACTCGGTAGAATTATTTTCCAAGATGCCGCAGAGCGCCAGTGGCTGGAGTCGCAAATTCACCCCTATGTAAGAGAGCGTTTAGAAACAACCGCCAAACAATATCAACCTTCAACAGTTGCTATGGTCGTACCATTGCTATTTGAAGCGGGCATGGAGAATCTAGTCACGGAAATCTGGGTAGTTACCTGTACGGCGGAGCAACAGCTAGCACGACTCGTGCAAAGAGATCGCCTCACGCTGCAAGAAGCGCGGCAGCGCATTGCCAGCCAGATACCACTAGCGCAAAAAATTGCCCTTGCTGATGTCGTAATTGATAACTCTCAGACAAACTTAGAACTATTTAAACAAATAGATATAGCGGTTTTCAGATCGGAAAGAGTAGGGGGTTTGGGGGCGTTGCCCCCAAGAAGGGGTGAACCCACTTCACCCCAAACATAA
- the pyrE gene encoding orotate phosphoribosyltransferase, whose amino-acid sequence MTTDTDVAAIRAKLLELFCRLAYKSGNFTLSSGQSSSYYVNSKLVTLHPYGALWTGQIVLSMLPPDVVAVGGLTLGADPIVSAVSVVSAYENRPIAASIVRKQPKGHGTADWIEGPVLDAGAKVVVLEDVVTTGKSAMLAVERLRLVGYQVDRIIALVDRNQGGAELYAKEGLEFSTIFTIAEIQAHVAQQG is encoded by the coding sequence ATGACTACAGATACCGATGTGGCAGCAATTAGAGCAAAATTGCTGGAGCTATTTTGCCGTCTAGCTTATAAAAGTGGCAATTTTACACTTTCCTCCGGGCAATCTAGCTCTTATTATGTCAATAGCAAGTTGGTAACTTTGCACCCTTATGGGGCACTGTGGACGGGACAAATTGTGCTATCCATGTTGCCACCGGATGTAGTTGCAGTAGGTGGGCTAACTCTGGGAGCCGATCCCATTGTTTCTGCTGTCAGCGTCGTATCAGCCTATGAAAACCGACCGATTGCAGCTTCGATCGTACGCAAGCAACCCAAAGGTCACGGCACGGCTGATTGGATCGAAGGGCCTGTCCTAGATGCAGGTGCGAAGGTGGTAGTGTTAGAGGATGTGGTTACGACTGGTAAGTCGGCAATGCTAGCGGTCGAGCGGTTGCGGCTGGTTGGCTATCAAGTCGATCGCATTATTGCCCTCGTCGATCGCAACCAGGGTGGTGCGGAACTCTATGCCAAGGAGGGGCTAGAATTTAGCACGATTTTCACGATCGCGGAAATTCAAGCACATGTCGCACAACAGGGATAA
- a CDS encoding DUF58 domain-containing protein, translated as MNKHRSRRSGFGDWLERRACVPEFAGGMLMGMTFFFFLAATNTLAGWLYAMSGVGLAIMLIGGVLPARILSNIQVERLPIDPVSAGDILTVELWLHNAGKQNKALLEIRDLLPKGITRIESQSHVIESIDIGDRYRWLYSITTLQRGVFHFDRLELATASPFGLFRSRRSQSVPRRAIVYPTVLPLSQCPLVDFIGKDDSPRLYSLENLHHSANEGITRTLRPYRWGDPIRLVHWRTSARFGELRVRELELTVGGQELVIALDTQIGWRSPDFEEAVIAAASLYFYAQRLNLNVRLWTAASGLVHGNRVVLETLAAVQIDANPVEISDPSQLPPDLPQVWITSQPHSLAELPTGSRWLLWGGGSPSSAKFPGIRIDSIDKSDSGTDPSNDKEASDLTYRHLQAQLQTQLARTGN; from the coding sequence ATGAATAAACATCGCTCCCGCCGCTCGGGATTTGGGGATTGGTTGGAGAGGCGGGCTTGTGTCCCTGAATTTGCGGGCGGCATGTTAATGGGAATGACCTTCTTCTTCTTCTTAGCAGCCACTAACACGCTAGCAGGCTGGCTCTATGCTATGAGCGGTGTGGGTCTTGCCATTATGTTAATCGGCGGTGTCTTGCCCGCTCGCATTCTGAGCAATATCCAGGTAGAACGGTTACCCATCGATCCCGTTAGTGCGGGGGATATTCTCACGGTGGAACTCTGGTTGCACAATGCTGGAAAGCAGAACAAGGCTCTATTAGAAATTCGCGATCTCCTGCCCAAAGGGATTACTCGCATAGAATCGCAATCCCATGTAATTGAGTCAATCGATATCGGCGATCGCTACCGTTGGCTCTACTCGATTACAACGCTACAGCGCGGTGTATTTCACTTCGATCGCCTGGAGCTAGCTACTGCTAGCCCATTTGGTCTTTTTCGCAGTCGGCGATCGCAGTCGGTACCGCGCCGCGCGATCGTCTATCCTACGGTGCTGCCCCTCAGTCAGTGTCCTTTAGTTGATTTCATTGGCAAAGATGATAGCCCCAGACTGTACAGTCTGGAAAATCTACATCACAGTGCCAATGAGGGCATTACGCGCACGCTCCGGCCATATCGTTGGGGCGATCCGATTCGATTGGTGCACTGGCGGACCAGTGCGCGGTTTGGGGAACTGCGAGTGCGGGAGTTGGAATTGACCGTGGGAGGACAGGAATTAGTAATTGCGCTGGATACACAGATAGGATGGCGATCGCCGGATTTTGAGGAGGCTGTCATTGCCGCCGCTTCATTATATTTTTACGCGCAGCGGCTCAATCTCAATGTCAGGTTGTGGACGGCTGCAAGCGGTCTGGTACATGGCAATCGCGTAGTTTTGGAGACCTTAGCAGCGGTTCAGATCGATGCAAATCCTGTAGAGATATCCGATCCATCGCAACTGCCACCCGATTTACCCCAGGTGTGGATTACGAGCCAGCCGCATAGCTTGGCAGAATTGCCAACGGGCAGCCGCTGGCTGCTATGGGGAGGCGGATCGCCCAGCAGCGCTAAATTCCCAGGCATCAGAATCGATTCTATCGACAAAAGCGATTCTGGCACCGATCCCAGCAACGACAAGGAAGCAAGCGATCTAACCTATCGTCATCTTCAGGCACAGCTACAGACGCAACTGGCAAGGACTGGTAACTAG
- a CDS encoding Uma2 family endonuclease, whose protein sequence is MTISLERSSKPTILQRYDATWQDYVKIRDSSDIDWIKIAFYKGWLWVDMGHIGLSHARFTDLMTAVFFIWAFLHPDPAIESFGGCLIDLPETHACAPDLILYKGDNIPQWQADEPRRIDLTRHRLPDLVGKIADTTLNIDLDEQKQLYASLGIPEYWVIDVKGRRLFAFGLGSTGVYEIIQVSQVLTGLPIALVEQTIERLVTETNTAAANWLMQQLQKK, encoded by the coding sequence ATGACCATCTCTTTAGAAAGATCTAGTAAACCCACTATACTCCAACGGTATGATGCCACTTGGCAAGACTATGTAAAGATACGAGATAGCTCGGATATCGACTGGATTAAAATTGCCTTTTATAAAGGATGGTTGTGGGTTGATATGGGTCATATAGGGCTGAGCCACGCTCGTTTTACCGATTTGATGACAGCAGTTTTCTTTATTTGGGCATTTCTGCACCCCGACCCGGCAATAGAGTCCTTTGGAGGGTGCTTAATCGATCTGCCAGAAACCCATGCTTGTGCCCCAGATTTGATACTTTACAAGGGTGACAATATTCCCCAATGGCAGGCAGATGAACCACGACGAATTGATTTGACGCGCCATCGACTGCCCGATCTGGTGGGGAAAATTGCGGACACGACGCTCAATATCGACCTCGACGAGCAAAAGCAGCTTTATGCCAGTTTAGGGATTCCTGAATATTGGGTAATTGATGTCAAAGGAAGGCGGCTTTTTGCATTCGGGTTAGGTTCTACAGGCGTTTATGAGATAATTCAGGTTTCGCAGGTGTTGACGGGATTGCCGATCGCCCTCGTAGAGCAAACAATAGAGCGATTAGTCACAGAGACAAATACAGCAGCAGCAAATTGGTTAATGCAACAGTTGCAGAAGAAATAG
- a CDS encoding cytochrome P450, with the protein MTESTSTQEARERSPRSPDSLPLPPGSLGLPVIGETINFLIDPDFSSKQQAKYGPIFKTRIFGGVTVFIVGAEANQFLFTNENKYFVATWPYSTRKLLGSASLATQTGSLHAARRKLLAQAFQPRALASYIPTIEQITASYLDKWQQAGSLTWYPELRNYTFDIASALLVGTENGSQTPLGKLFKDWCDGLFTIPLPLPWTKFGRALRCRRLLLNYIEQIVLQRQQAQDFGNDALGILLQARDEEGNSLSLEELKDQILLLLFAGHETLTSAIASFCLLLAQHPEVMAKARNEQQQLQKLQRSPSLTLDDLKSMTYLDRVLKEVLRLIPPVGGGFREAIESCEFNGYQIPKGWTILYQINQAHKLEELYPECEKFDPDRFDSDRAADKQKLFGYVPFGGGLRECLGKEFARLEMKIFATMLLRSCDWELLPDQDLSMVTVPTPHPKDLLRVSFRQL; encoded by the coding sequence ATGACAGAAAGCACCAGCACCCAAGAAGCCCGAGAGCGATCGCCAAGATCGCCAGACTCTCTGCCATTACCACCTGGTAGTTTAGGATTGCCAGTCATTGGTGAAACCATCAACTTTCTGATCGACCCCGATTTCTCCAGCAAGCAACAAGCTAAATACGGCCCGATCTTCAAAACCCGTATTTTTGGAGGTGTCACCGTCTTTATTGTGGGTGCGGAAGCAAATCAGTTTCTCTTTACGAATGAAAATAAATATTTTGTCGCCACCTGGCCGTACAGCACCAGAAAGCTGCTTGGTTCTGCCTCTCTGGCAACGCAGACAGGTAGTTTGCACGCTGCCCGCCGTAAATTATTGGCACAAGCCTTTCAACCCCGCGCCCTCGCCAGCTATATTCCCACAATCGAGCAGATTACTGCCAGTTACCTGGACAAATGGCAACAGGCTGGCTCCTTAACCTGGTACCCCGAATTGCGCAACTACACCTTCGACATTGCCAGTGCATTGTTAGTCGGTACGGAGAACGGCTCGCAAACCCCTTTGGGCAAACTATTTAAAGATTGGTGCGATGGTCTGTTTACTATCCCCTTACCTTTACCTTGGACGAAGTTCGGTAGGGCCTTGCGTTGTCGGCGGTTATTACTAAATTACATCGAGCAAATCGTGCTGCAACGCCAACAGGCTCAGGATTTTGGCAACGACGCTCTGGGGATCTTGCTCCAAGCCAGGGATGAAGAGGGAAATAGCTTGAGTTTGGAGGAACTGAAAGATCAGATTCTGTTGTTGCTATTTGCCGGACATGAAACCTTAACTTCGGCGATCGCTTCATTTTGCCTGCTCCTGGCCCAACATCCAGAAGTGATGGCAAAGGCGAGAAACGAACAGCAACAATTGCAAAAATTACAGCGATCGCCTTCCTTGACTCTAGACGACTTAAAATCAATGACCTATCTAGATCGCGTCTTAAAGGAAGTATTGCGCTTAATTCCACCTGTGGGCGGCGGGTTTCGGGAAGCGATCGAGTCTTGTGAGTTTAACGGCTACCAGATTCCCAAAGGTTGGACGATACTTTACCAAATTAACCAGGCTCACAAATTAGAAGAGCTATACCCCGAATGTGAGAAATTCGACCCGGATCGCTTCGACAGCGATCGCGCTGCTGACAAACAAAAATTATTTGGTTATGTCCCCTTTGGTGGCGGATTGCGAGAGTGTCTGGGCAAAGAATTTGCTAGATTAGAAATGAAGATATTTGCAACAATGTTACTGCGTAGTTGCGATTGGGAACTGTTGCCAGACCAGGATTTAAGTATGGTGACAGTACCAACCCCACATCCAAAGGATCTTTTGCGGGTTAGTTTTCGTCAGTTGTAA
- a CDS encoding lipid kinase, with protein MNYYNALLLVNRHSRNGQRYAVSIAAQLELLGLKLIEEPIKHPEALSDLIRQYRDRVDLVVIGGGDGTLNAAAAGLVDTQIPLAILPLGTANDLARTLGIAASPIDACKAIATSQVRRIDLGWVNGKYFFNVASLGLSVKITNHLTKEAKSRWGVLAYAKAALQAIWQSRPFSAIISQSGESVKVKTLQIAVGNGRFYGGGMAVAADAAIDDHRLDLYSLEVMHWWQIAFLLPSLWRGEHGRASNVRSLHCREVTISTRKPRPINTDGELTTYTPAQFRVIPQAIPVIVPG; from the coding sequence ATGAACTATTACAATGCCTTATTACTGGTAAACCGACATTCGCGTAACGGGCAGCGCTATGCTGTATCGATCGCAGCGCAACTGGAATTACTAGGTCTCAAACTAATTGAAGAACCCATCAAGCATCCTGAAGCTTTATCGGATTTAATTCGCCAATATCGCGATCGCGTCGATCTAGTCGTCATAGGAGGCGGTGACGGTACGCTGAATGCAGCGGCGGCTGGTTTGGTAGACACCCAAATTCCTCTGGCAATTCTGCCGCTCGGTACTGCCAATGACCTGGCACGAACGCTTGGGATCGCAGCCTCACCCATTGATGCCTGTAAAGCGATCGCCACGAGTCAGGTTCGCCGCATCGATCTAGGTTGGGTGAATGGCAAGTATTTCTTTAACGTAGCCAGCCTCGGTTTGAGCGTCAAAATTACCAACCACTTGACCAAAGAAGCCAAAAGTCGCTGGGGCGTACTTGCCTATGCCAAAGCTGCCCTGCAAGCAATCTGGCAATCTCGCCCCTTTTCCGCCATCATCAGTCAGAGTGGCGAATCAGTTAAGGTCAAAACCCTCCAGATTGCCGTTGGTAATGGCAGGTTCTATGGTGGTGGTATGGCGGTTGCTGCCGACGCTGCCATTGATGACCACAGGCTCGATCTCTATAGCTTGGAGGTGATGCACTGGTGGCAAATTGCTTTCCTGTTGCCGTCACTGTGGCGCGGCGAACACGGTAGGGCGAGCAACGTGCGATCGCTACATTGCCGAGAGGTTACTATCTCTACCCGCAAGCCGCGCCCAATTAACACCGATGGCGAGCTAACCACATACACGCCAGCTCAGTTTCGCGTCATTCCCCAGGCAATACCAGTTATCGTTCCAGGCTAG
- a CDS encoding DUF29 domain-containing protein — protein MTLSKPAIAYEEDFNLWIEQTIELLRAGRQY, from the coding sequence ATGACACTCAGCAAGCCTGCGATCGCGTATGAAGAAGACTTTAATCTCTGGATAGAGCAGACGATTGAATTGTTGAGGGCAGGGCGGCAGTACTAA